In Streptomyces sp. NBC_00878, a single window of DNA contains:
- a CDS encoding metallophosphoesterase, which translates to MTQGAGQGPEMRTPTVRDFRVPAYVHEAGPYTQSPGPYARSGEVYDQAAEPYDQARDQSASPYAEAAGQYGRPGPYAQQTPPGEDAGPVAAEPEGYTPTQRDLPVINRGDTLQVTVDPEAGQILQSDEGPGPLYVVGDVHGYLDELVAALREKGLIDIDGSWAAGTSRLWFLGDFTDRGPDGIGVIDLVMRLSAEAAAAGGYCKALMGNHELLLLGAKRFGDIPVNSGAGTATFQAAWLLNGGQKTDMERLQDHHLQWMARLDAMEMADGHLLVHSDTTAYLDYGDSIEAVNDTVRETLTRNDADECWDLFRKFTKRFAFRDDGGAQAVRSLLDMYGGSRIVHGHSPIPYLLGEVGSEEGENSPNPVVEKPHVYADGLAIAMDGGVTMAGKLLVQQLPLDG; encoded by the coding sequence ATGACTCAGGGGGCCGGTCAGGGACCCGAGATGCGTACGCCGACGGTGCGCGACTTCCGCGTGCCGGCATACGTCCACGAGGCCGGTCCGTACACACAGTCCCCCGGCCCGTACGCGCGGTCCGGCGAGGTGTACGACCAGGCCGCCGAGCCGTACGACCAGGCCCGGGACCAGTCCGCCAGTCCCTACGCCGAGGCCGCCGGCCAGTACGGTCGGCCCGGCCCCTATGCGCAGCAGACACCGCCCGGCGAGGACGCCGGACCGGTGGCCGCCGAGCCGGAGGGCTACACACCGACGCAGCGCGATCTGCCGGTCATCAATCGCGGTGACACCCTTCAGGTGACGGTCGACCCCGAGGCCGGACAGATCCTCCAGTCCGACGAGGGGCCGGGACCGCTGTACGTCGTCGGTGACGTCCACGGTTATCTCGACGAGCTCGTCGCCGCGCTGCGGGAGAAGGGCCTCATCGACATCGACGGCAGTTGGGCGGCGGGGACCTCGCGGCTGTGGTTCCTTGGCGACTTCACCGACCGCGGGCCCGACGGCATCGGCGTCATCGACCTCGTGATGCGGCTGTCCGCGGAGGCCGCCGCGGCCGGCGGCTACTGCAAGGCGCTGATGGGCAACCATGAGCTGCTGCTGCTCGGCGCCAAGCGGTTCGGGGACATCCCCGTCAACTCCGGCGCGGGAACGGCCACCTTCCAGGCCGCCTGGCTGCTCAACGGCGGCCAGAAGACCGACATGGAGCGCCTCCAGGACCACCATCTGCAGTGGATGGCCCGCCTCGACGCCATGGAGATGGCGGACGGGCATCTCCTGGTCCACTCCGACACGACGGCCTATCTCGACTACGGCGACTCCATCGAAGCGGTCAACGACACCGTCCGCGAAACGCTCACCCGCAATGACGCGGACGAGTGCTGGGACCTCTTCCGCAAGTTCACCAAGCGCTTCGCCTTCCGCGACGACGGGGGTGCGCAGGCGGTGCGCTCCTTGCTGGACATGTACGGCGGTTCACGCATCGTCCATGGTCACAGCCCCATTCCGTACCTCCTGGGCGAGGTCGGCTCGGAGGAAGGGGAGAATTCCCCGAACCCCGTTGTCGAAAAGCCGCATGTGTACGCCGACGGGCTCGCCATCGCCATGGACGGAGGCGTGACCATGGCCGGAAAGCTGCTGGTCCAGCAACTTCCCCTGGATGGCTGA
- the cydB gene encoding cytochrome d ubiquinol oxidase subunit II, protein MELHDVWFVLIAVLWTGYFFLEGFDFGIGVLTKLLARNRTEKRVLINTIGPVWDGNEVWLLSAGGATFAAFPEWYATLFSGFYLPLLLILVCLIVRGVAFEYRAKRPEEQWQRNWENAIFWTSLLPAFLWGVAFANIVRGVKIDQDFEYVGNLGDLLNPYAILGGLVTLTLFTFHGAVFAALKTLGDIRERARKLALGLGLVTAVLALVFLLWTQADNGDGESLAALVVAVVALVAAIGANQAGREGWAFALSGLTIVAAVAMLFLSLFPNVMPSSLNDEWSLTVTNASSSPYTLKIMTWCAVIATPVVMLYQGWTYWVFRKRIGTQHIAEAAH, encoded by the coding sequence ATGGAACTTCACGACGTCTGGTTCGTCCTCATCGCCGTCCTGTGGACCGGCTACTTCTTCCTGGAGGGCTTCGACTTCGGGATCGGCGTCCTCACCAAGCTGCTCGCCCGGAACCGGACCGAGAAGCGGGTGCTGATCAACACCATCGGGCCGGTCTGGGACGGCAACGAGGTCTGGCTGCTCTCGGCGGGCGGCGCGACCTTCGCCGCCTTCCCCGAGTGGTACGCCACGCTCTTCTCCGGCTTCTACCTGCCGCTGCTGCTCATCCTGGTCTGCCTGATCGTGCGCGGAGTCGCCTTCGAGTACCGGGCGAAGCGGCCCGAGGAGCAGTGGCAGCGCAACTGGGAGAACGCGATCTTCTGGACCTCGCTGCTCCCGGCGTTCCTGTGGGGTGTGGCCTTCGCCAACATCGTGCGGGGCGTGAAGATCGACCAGGACTTCGAGTACGTGGGCAACCTCGGGGACCTGCTCAACCCGTACGCCATTCTGGGCGGCCTGGTGACGCTGACCCTGTTCACCTTTCACGGGGCGGTTTTCGCGGCGCTCAAGACCCTGGGCGACATCCGGGAGCGCGCCAGGAAGCTGGCGCTCGGGCTCGGTCTGGTGACGGCTGTGCTCGCGCTGGTCTTCCTGCTCTGGACCCAGGCCGACAACGGTGACGGCGAGAGCCTGGCCGCGCTGGTCGTGGCGGTCGTCGCCCTGGTCGCGGCGATCGGGGCGAATCAGGCCGGGCGTGAGGGCTGGGCGTTCGCTCTGTCGGGCCTCACCATCGTCGCCGCCGTCGCGATGCTCTTCCTGTCGCTCTTCCCGAACGTCATGCCGTCCTCGCTCAATGACGAATGGAGCCTGACGGTCACCAACGCCTCGTCGAGCCCCTACACGCTGAAGATCATGACCTGGTGTGCGGTGATCGCGACGCCAGTGGTGATGCTTTACCAGGGCTGGACGTACTGGGTGTTCCGCAAGCGGATCGGTACGCAGCACATCGCCGAGGCAGCGCACTGA
- a CDS encoding cytochrome ubiquinol oxidase subunit I, protein MELALAPETLARWQFGITTVYHFLFVPLTISLAALTAGLQTAWVRTENEKYLKATKFWGKLFLINIAMGVVTGIVQEFQFGMNWSDYSRFVGDVFGAPLAFEALIAFFFESTFIGLWIFGWDKLPKKIHLACIWMVSIGTILSAYFILAANSWMQHPVGYRINEQKGRAELTDFWLVLTQNTALAQAFHTLSAAFLTGGAFMVGIAAFHLVRKNHIPVMKTSLRLGLVTVVAGGMLTALSGDTLGKIMYEQQPMKMAAAEALWDGEAPAPFSVFAYGDVDAGHNKVAIEIPGLLSFLAKDDFTSYVPGINDVNKSEQERFGPGDYRPNIPVAYWGFRWMIGFGMTSFAIGLAGLWLTRKKFMLGRHLRVGDDEVPHVVLFKNKALGPTLTKWYWRIAILTLGFPLIANSWGWIFTEMGRQPWVVYGVLQTRDAVSPGVSQGEILTSMIVFTALYAILAVIEVKLLVKYVKAGPPELTEADLNPPTKIGGDPRDADKPMAFSY, encoded by the coding sequence GTGGAATTGGCTTTGGCGCCGGAGACACTGGCGCGATGGCAGTTCGGCATCACCACCGTCTACCACTTCCTCTTCGTCCCCCTCACGATCTCGCTCGCCGCGCTCACCGCCGGCCTGCAGACCGCCTGGGTGCGGACGGAGAACGAGAAGTACCTCAAAGCGACGAAGTTCTGGGGCAAGCTCTTCCTGATCAACATCGCGATGGGCGTCGTCACGGGCATCGTGCAGGAGTTCCAGTTCGGTATGAACTGGTCCGACTACTCGCGCTTCGTCGGTGACGTCTTCGGCGCCCCCCTCGCCTTCGAGGCGCTGATCGCCTTCTTCTTCGAGTCCACCTTCATCGGCCTGTGGATCTTCGGCTGGGACAAGCTGCCCAAGAAGATCCACCTGGCCTGCATCTGGATGGTCTCGATCGGCACGATCCTGTCGGCGTACTTCATCCTCGCGGCCAACTCGTGGATGCAGCACCCCGTCGGCTACCGGATCAACGAGCAGAAGGGCCGTGCCGAACTCACCGACTTCTGGCTGGTCCTGACCCAGAACACGGCGCTCGCCCAGGCCTTCCACACCCTCTCCGCGGCCTTCCTCACGGGCGGCGCCTTCATGGTCGGCATCGCCGCCTTCCACCTGGTCCGCAAGAACCACATCCCCGTGATGAAGACCTCGCTGCGCCTCGGCCTCGTCACCGTGGTCGCCGGCGGCATGCTCACCGCGCTCAGCGGTGACACGCTCGGCAAGATCATGTACGAGCAGCAGCCAATGAAGATGGCCGCGGCCGAGGCGCTGTGGGACGGCGAGGCTCCCGCTCCCTTCTCCGTCTTCGCCTACGGGGACGTCGACGCCGGCCACAACAAGGTCGCCATAGAGATCCCAGGACTCCTGTCCTTCCTGGCCAAGGACGACTTCACTTCGTACGTCCCCGGTATCAACGACGTCAACAAGTCCGAGCAGGAGCGGTTCGGGCCCGGCGACTACCGGCCCAACATCCCCGTCGCCTACTGGGGATTCCGCTGGATGATCGGCTTCGGCATGACGTCCTTCGCCATCGGTCTGGCCGGACTCTGGCTGACCAGGAAGAAGTTCATGCTGGGGCGGCATCTGCGGGTCGGCGACGATGAAGTGCCGCACGTGGTGCTCTTCAAGAACAAGGCTCTCGGCCCGACGCTCACCAAGTGGTACTGGCGCATCGCGATCCTGACTCTGGGCTTCCCGCTCATCGCCAACTCGTGGGGCTGGATCTTCACCGAGATGGGCCGTCAGCCGTGGGTCGTCTACGGCGTGCTCCAGACTCGCGACGCGGTCTCCCCCGGCGTCTCGCAGGGCGAGATCCTCACCTCGATGATCGTCTTCACCGCGCTCTACGCGATCCTCGCCGTCATCGAGGTCAAGCTGCTCGTGAAGTACGTCAAGGCCGGACCGCCCGAGCTCACCGAGGCCGACCTCAATCCGCCCACGAAGATCGGCGGCGACCCCCGGGACGCCGACAAGCCGATGGCCTTCTCGTACTAG
- a CDS encoding LacI family DNA-binding transcriptional regulator, whose translation MTAAGKHQVSRSETSRRGSRPGRAGIRDVAAAAGVSITTVSDALNGKGRLPDATRRHVREVADRLGYRPSAAARTLRTGKSGLIGLTVTTYGDEPFTFTEFAYFAEMARAATSAALARGYALVILPATSRHDVWSNVALDGTVVIDPSDQDPVVSELVRQGLPVVSDGRPAGTLPVTAWVDNDHEAAVLGILDHLADAGARRIGLLTGTTTDTYTHLSTTAYLRWCERVGQDPVYEAYPAHDPCAGAVAADRLLARPDRPDAVYGLFDPNGTDLLAAARRYGLRVPDDLLLVCCSESTVYASTEPPVTTLSLKPRRIGTAVVQLLIDAIEGVESDQPVEQVIPTELIVRTSSQRRPPRTTVSPPRSPEEG comes from the coding sequence ATGACAGCAGCAGGGAAGCACCAGGTGAGCCGGTCGGAAACCTCCCGCCGAGGAAGCCGGCCGGGCCGGGCGGGCATCAGAGACGTGGCGGCGGCCGCCGGAGTCTCCATCACGACCGTGTCCGACGCGCTCAACGGCAAGGGGCGGCTCCCGGACGCCACCCGACGCCATGTCCGCGAGGTCGCCGACCGGCTGGGCTATCGCCCCTCGGCCGCGGCCCGAACCCTCCGTACCGGAAAGTCCGGCCTCATCGGCCTGACGGTGACGACCTACGGGGATGAACCTTTCACCTTCACGGAGTTCGCGTACTTCGCGGAGATGGCCAGAGCCGCCACCTCGGCCGCGCTCGCCCGGGGCTATGCCCTGGTCATCCTCCCCGCGACCTCGCGCCACGACGTGTGGTCGAACGTGGCCCTGGACGGGACGGTCGTCATCGACCCGTCCGACCAGGACCCGGTCGTCAGCGAACTGGTCCGCCAGGGCCTGCCGGTGGTCTCCGACGGCCGCCCGGCCGGCACGCTGCCGGTGACCGCCTGGGTGGACAACGACCACGAAGCCGCGGTCCTGGGCATCCTCGACCACTTGGCCGACGCCGGCGCCCGCCGGATCGGCCTGCTCACGGGGACGACCACGGACACGTACACCCATCTGTCCACGACCGCGTACCTGCGCTGGTGCGAGCGCGTGGGACAGGATCCGGTGTACGAGGCCTATCCCGCGCACGATCCGTGTGCGGGGGCCGTCGCCGCCGACCGGCTCCTCGCCCGGCCCGACCGGCCCGACGCCGTCTACGGGCTGTTCGACCCGAACGGCACCGACCTCCTCGCGGCGGCCCGCCGCTACGGACTGCGCGTACCGGACGACCTGCTTCTCGTCTGCTGCAGCGAGTCCACCGTCTACGCCAGCACCGAGCCGCCCGTCACGACGCTCTCGCTCAAACCGCGTCGCATCGGCACGGCCGTGGTCCAGCTCCTCATCGACGCCATCGAGGGGGTCGAATCGGACCAACCGGTCGAGCAGGTGATACCGACCGAGCTGATCGTGCGCACTTCCTCCCAGCGACGGCCGCCGCGGACGACCGTCAGCCCGCCCCGATCACCGGAGGAAGGCTGA
- the hisC gene encoding histidinol-phosphate transaminase, translated as MSETSPKLRAELEGIPTYKPGRPAASADGPVAYKLSSNENPYPPLPGVMESVVSAAGAFNRYPDMACTGLMNELADRFGVPLAHLATGTGSVGVAQQLLQATSGPGDEVIYAWRSFEAYPIITQISGATSVRVPLTPGDVHDLDAMADAITDRTRLIFVCNPNNPTGTVVRRAELERFLDRVPGDVLVVLDEAYREFIRDSEVPDGVELYRERPNVCVLRTFSKAYGLAGLRVGFAIAHEPVAAALRKTAVPFGVSQLAQDAAVASLRAEDELLGRVGALVSERARVVETLRGQGWTVPETQANFVWLRLGERTLDFASVCEQAGVVVRPFAGEGVRVTVGETEANDIFLKTAETFHKEL; from the coding sequence GTGAGCGAGACGAGCCCGAAGCTGCGTGCCGAGCTGGAGGGTATCCCCACGTACAAGCCGGGGAGGCCCGCCGCGTCGGCGGACGGTCCGGTGGCGTACAAGCTGTCCTCCAACGAGAACCCCTATCCGCCGCTGCCGGGTGTGATGGAGAGCGTCGTCTCGGCGGCCGGTGCCTTCAACCGCTACCCCGACATGGCGTGCACGGGGCTGATGAACGAACTGGCGGACCGCTTCGGTGTGCCGCTCGCGCATCTGGCCACCGGCACCGGTTCGGTCGGTGTCGCCCAGCAGCTGCTCCAGGCGACCTCGGGGCCGGGCGACGAGGTGATCTACGCCTGGCGGTCCTTCGAGGCGTACCCGATCATCACCCAGATCAGCGGGGCGACCTCCGTGCGGGTGCCGCTGACGCCGGGGGACGTGCACGATCTCGACGCGATGGCCGACGCGATCACCGACCGAACCCGGCTGATCTTCGTCTGCAACCCCAACAACCCCACGGGCACCGTGGTGCGCCGGGCCGAGCTGGAACGGTTCCTCGACCGGGTGCCGGGCGATGTCCTCGTGGTCCTCGACGAGGCCTACCGCGAGTTCATCCGCGATTCCGAGGTGCCGGACGGTGTCGAGCTCTACCGCGAGCGGCCGAACGTGTGCGTGCTGCGTACGTTCTCCAAGGCGTACGGACTGGCCGGGCTGCGGGTCGGTTTCGCGATCGCCCATGAGCCGGTCGCGGCGGCGCTGCGCAAGACGGCCGTGCCCTTCGGGGTGAGCCAGCTCGCGCAGGACGCGGCGGTGGCCTCGCTGCGGGCCGAGGACGAGCTGCTCGGCCGGGTGGGTGCGTTGGTGTCCGAGCGCGCCCGTGTGGTCGAGACGCTGCGCGGGCAGGGCTGGACGGTGCCGGAGACCCAGGCGAACTTCGTGTGGCTGCGGCTCGGTGAGCGCACGCTCGACTTCGCGTCGGTCTGCGAGCAGGCCGGGGTCGTCGTGCGGCCGTTCGCCGGCGAGGGGGTTCGGGTCACGGTGGGCGAGACCGAGGCGAACGACATCTTCCTCAAGACGGCCGAGACGTTCCACAAGGAGCTCTAG
- a CDS encoding M23 family metallopeptidase produces MRSRRRHPLLVPVLLCASAVLVARPTAAMGDTEGPGGLSADVVRLYEEAAVATRQYEAGRREADVQRGRAKRLERLLARERQDIAALHGDLGRIARAQYRSGGGLPHTAQMLLADSPEELMRGQRAVWQADLAVNNAVTKSRRAEARLVADEARAASAWRALERRNGELGEIKRGIEQKLEEAQWTLQGQADASVAAGACRGPVRLDQPRTGFTQPWVAPVETYELSSGFGRGGDRWARRHTGQDFAVDIGTPVRSAGAGRVVKVSCGGAFGIEIVVKHAGGYYTQYAHLAAVTVSQGERVAVGQWIGQAGTTGNSTGPHLHFEVRLTPQLGSGVDPRKWLAARGVRL; encoded by the coding sequence ATGCGTTCACGTCGTCGCCATCCCCTGCTTGTCCCGGTGCTGCTGTGCGCGTCGGCCGTTCTGGTGGCCCGGCCCACGGCGGCCATGGGAGACACCGAGGGCCCGGGCGGCCTGAGCGCCGACGTGGTGCGGTTGTACGAGGAAGCGGCCGTGGCGACGCGGCAGTACGAGGCGGGGCGCCGGGAGGCCGACGTGCAGCGGGGCCGGGCAAAGCGGCTGGAGCGGCTCCTCGCGCGGGAGCGACAGGACATCGCCGCGCTGCACGGGGACCTCGGCCGGATCGCGCGCGCCCAGTACCGCAGCGGCGGCGGCCTCCCGCACACCGCGCAGATGCTGCTCGCGGACAGCCCCGAGGAACTCATGCGCGGTCAGCGTGCCGTCTGGCAGGCGGATCTGGCGGTCAACAACGCCGTCACCAAGAGCCGCAGGGCCGAGGCACGGCTCGTCGCCGACGAGGCGAGGGCGGCGTCCGCCTGGCGGGCCCTGGAGCGGCGCAACGGCGAACTCGGCGAGATCAAGCGGGGGATCGAGCAGAAGCTCGAAGAGGCACAGTGGACGCTCCAGGGGCAGGCGGACGCCTCGGTCGCCGCCGGCGCCTGCCGGGGCCCCGTCCGGCTCGACCAGCCGCGAACGGGCTTCACACAGCCGTGGGTCGCGCCGGTGGAGACGTACGAACTCTCTTCGGGCTTCGGCAGAGGCGGTGATCGCTGGGCGAGACGGCACACCGGGCAGGACTTCGCGGTGGACATCGGCACGCCGGTGCGGTCGGCGGGCGCGGGACGTGTGGTGAAGGTGTCCTGCGGCGGCGCGTTCGGCATCGAGATCGTGGTGAAACACGCGGGGGGCTACTACACGCAGTACGCCCACCTGGCCGCCGTCACTGTGAGCCAGGGGGAGCGGGTGGCCGTGGGGCAGTGGATCGGCCAGGCGGGCACGACCGGCAACTCGACCGGGCCGCATCTGCACTTCGAGGTGCGTCTGACGCCGCAGCTGGGATCGGGGGTCGATCCGCGGAAGTGGCT
- the cydD gene encoding thiol reductant ABC exporter subunit CydD: MKPIDPRLLRYARATRLFLMAVVGLGVAGAALVIAQAMLIAEVVVGAFQHELSVAELRTPLLLLVAVASSRALVSWLTELAAHRASAAVKSELRRRLLERAGELGPGWLSGQRTGSLVALATRGVDALDDYFSRYLPQLGLAVVVPVAVLARIVTEDWVSAAIIVGTLPLIPIFMMLIGWVTQSQMDRQWRMLSRLSGHFLDVVAGLPTLKVFGRAKAQAESIRRITGEYRQATMRTLRIAFISSFALELLATISVALVAVTIGMRLVHGEMALYDGLVVLVLAPEAYLPLRQVGAQYHAAAEGLSAAEEIFSVLETPVPTPGTGAVPSSGGVRFEGVTVRYPGRSSDAVSGASFAVEPGETVALVGPSGVGKSTLLNVLLGFVAPTAGRVRIGGADLTETSLEEWRSQVAWVPQRPHLYAGSVAENVRLGRPDADDSAVRQALADAGALEFVDALPDGVRTVLGEEGAGLSAGQRQRLALARAFLADRPVLLLDEPTASLDGATEAEVVEAVRRLAVGRTVLLVVHRPALLDVADRVVRLEPEAPVGVDGPVGSEGGKELRSDVVAAEPEGGEEEATVLPRGRERVLARVRAMAGPRRGRLVLALLLGSLALGSAVGLMATSGWLISRASQQPPVLYLMVAVTATRAFGIGRAVFRYAERLVSHDAVLRMLADTRVAVYRRLERLAPAGLRTARRGDLLSRLVADVDTLQDYWLRWLLPAAAAALVSAGSVGFTAWLLPEAGAALAVGLLAAGVGVPLVTGAVAHRAERRLAPARGVLATRVADLLTGTAELTVAGALPARTAEVRRADGELTRIASRAATATALGDGLIALVSGLTVAATSLVGAQAVLDGRLSGVAMAVVVLTPLAAFEAVLGLPLAVQHRQRVRKSAERVYEVLDAPEPVREPERPLEAPESPFPVVVKGLAARHAGQDRDALAGVDLTLERGRRTAVVGTSGSGKTTLAQVLLRFLDAGAGTYTLGGVDAYGMDGDDVRRLVGLCAQDAHLFDSSVRENLLLARKGATDSALRDVLGRVRLLDWVDGLPDGLDTLIGEHGARLSGGQQQRLALARALLADFPVLVLDEPAEHLDLATADALTTDLLAATEGRTTLLITHRLAGLEAVDEVIVLDDGCVVQRGAFGELARAEGALRGMVERESRTEGLVAVR, from the coding sequence GTGAAACCAATCGACCCGCGACTGCTGCGATACGCCCGCGCCACCCGGCTGTTCCTGATGGCGGTCGTCGGGCTGGGAGTTGCGGGTGCCGCGCTGGTCATCGCCCAGGCGATGCTCATCGCCGAAGTGGTGGTCGGCGCCTTCCAGCATGAACTGTCGGTTGCTGAACTCCGCACCCCGCTCCTGCTGTTGGTGGCCGTAGCGAGCAGCCGAGCGCTCGTCTCCTGGCTCACCGAACTCGCCGCGCACCGGGCGAGCGCGGCGGTCAAGTCGGAGCTGCGGAGGCGGTTGCTGGAGCGTGCCGGTGAGCTGGGCCCGGGCTGGCTGAGTGGACAGCGGACGGGTTCGCTGGTGGCACTCGCCACCCGCGGGGTCGATGCCCTGGACGACTACTTCTCGCGCTATCTGCCGCAGCTGGGCCTCGCGGTGGTCGTGCCGGTGGCGGTGCTCGCGAGGATCGTCACCGAGGACTGGGTGTCGGCGGCGATCATCGTCGGCACCCTCCCCCTCATCCCGATCTTCATGATGCTGATCGGCTGGGTCACCCAGTCCCAGATGGACCGTCAGTGGCGGATGCTGTCACGGCTCTCGGGCCACTTCCTGGACGTGGTCGCGGGACTTCCCACGCTCAAGGTGTTCGGGCGGGCCAAGGCGCAGGCCGAGTCGATCCGCCGGATCACCGGGGAGTACCGGCAGGCGACCATGCGGACCCTGCGGATCGCCTTCATCTCGTCCTTCGCGCTGGAGTTGCTCGCCACGATCTCGGTCGCTCTGGTCGCGGTGACCATCGGGATGCGGCTCGTCCACGGCGAGATGGCGTTGTACGACGGTCTGGTCGTCCTCGTTCTCGCACCCGAGGCCTATCTGCCGCTGCGGCAGGTGGGGGCGCAGTATCACGCGGCGGCGGAGGGGCTGTCCGCCGCCGAGGAGATCTTCTCGGTCCTGGAAACACCGGTGCCGACGCCGGGGACAGGTGCTGTGCCGTCCTCCGGAGGCGTGCGCTTCGAAGGGGTGACGGTCCGGTACCCCGGGCGGTCCTCTGACGCGGTGTCGGGTGCGTCCTTCGCGGTCGAGCCGGGCGAGACGGTTGCGCTCGTCGGGCCCAGTGGAGTGGGTAAGTCGACGCTCCTGAACGTGCTGTTGGGATTCGTGGCACCCACCGCGGGGCGGGTGCGTATCGGGGGAGCCGATCTCACCGAGACCTCCCTGGAGGAGTGGCGGTCACAGGTTGCCTGGGTGCCGCAGCGGCCTCATCTGTACGCCGGGTCCGTCGCCGAGAACGTACGGCTGGGGCGGCCGGACGCCGATGACTCCGCGGTGCGGCAGGCGCTGGCCGATGCGGGGGCCCTCGAATTCGTGGACGCGCTGCCCGACGGTGTGCGGACGGTACTCGGTGAGGAAGGCGCCGGGCTGTCCGCCGGGCAGCGTCAACGGCTCGCTCTGGCGCGAGCGTTCCTCGCGGACCGGCCGGTACTGCTGCTCGACGAGCCGACGGCGTCACTGGACGGGGCGACCGAAGCCGAGGTCGTGGAGGCGGTCCGGCGCCTGGCGGTGGGGCGCACCGTGCTGCTCGTCGTTCACCGGCCGGCCCTACTGGACGTGGCGGACCGGGTGGTGAGGCTGGAGCCGGAGGCGCCGGTCGGGGTGGACGGGCCCGTGGGCTCCGAGGGCGGAAAGGAGCTTCGCTCCGACGTGGTGGCCGCGGAGCCTGAGGGCGGCGAGGAAGAGGCGACCGTGCTCCCGCGGGGGCGGGAACGGGTACTCGCGCGGGTGCGTGCCATGGCCGGGCCTCGGCGTGGGCGGCTGGTGCTTGCCCTCCTGCTCGGCAGTCTCGCGCTCGGAAGTGCCGTCGGCCTCATGGCCACCTCCGGCTGGTTGATCTCCAGGGCCTCCCAGCAGCCGCCCGTGCTGTATCTGATGGTCGCCGTGACGGCCACGCGGGCGTTCGGGATCGGGCGGGCCGTCTTCCGGTACGCCGAGCGGCTCGTGTCGCACGACGCGGTGCTGCGAATGCTCGCCGACACGCGGGTCGCCGTGTACCGGCGCCTCGAACGGCTCGCGCCCGCCGGGCTGCGTACCGCTCGCCGCGGTGATCTGCTCTCGCGACTCGTCGCCGACGTCGACACGTTGCAGGACTACTGGCTGCGCTGGCTGCTGCCCGCCGCGGCCGCCGCCCTCGTGTCCGCCGGCTCCGTCGGCTTCACGGCCTGGCTGCTGCCGGAGGCCGGTGCGGCTCTCGCGGTCGGGCTGCTGGCCGCCGGGGTGGGCGTCCCGCTGGTGACCGGTGCCGTCGCACACCGTGCGGAGCGCCGGCTGGCCCCCGCTCGCGGTGTGCTGGCGACCCGGGTGGCCGATCTCCTCACGGGGACGGCCGAGTTGACGGTCGCGGGTGCGCTGCCCGCGCGCACCGCCGAGGTGCGGCGGGCCGACGGCGAGCTGACCCGCATCGCCTCACGCGCCGCCACCGCCACCGCGCTCGGCGACGGACTCATCGCGCTGGTCTCAGGACTCACCGTCGCGGCCACCTCCCTCGTCGGCGCCCAGGCGGTCCTCGACGGGCGGCTCAGCGGCGTGGCGATGGCCGTCGTCGTCCTCACCCCCCTCGCCGCCTTCGAGGCCGTCCTGGGGCTGCCGCTCGCGGTCCAGCACCGCCAGCGAGTACGCAAGAGCGCGGAGCGCGTGTACGAGGTCCTGGACGCGCCCGAGCCCGTACGCGAACCGGAACGGCCGCTGGAGGCGCCCGAGTCGCCGTTCCCCGTCGTGGTGAAGGGCTTGGCAGCCCGCCACGCGGGGCAGGACCGGGACGCGCTCGCCGGAGTGGATCTGACGCTCGAACGCGGGCGCCGGACCGCCGTCGTGGGGACGTCCGGGTCCGGCAAGACGACGCTCGCGCAGGTGTTGCTGCGGTTCCTGGACGCGGGGGCGGGGACGTACACCCTGGGCGGCGTGGACGCGTACGGCATGGACGGTGACGACGTACGGAGGCTGGTCGGGCTGTGCGCGCAGGACGCGCATCTCTTCGACAGTTCGGTGCGGGAGAACCTGCTGCTCGCACGGAAGGGCGCCACCGATTCCGCGCTGCGGGACGTGCTGGGGCGGGTGCGGCTGCTCGACTGGGTCGACGGGCTGCCCGATGGACTGGACACGTTGATCGGGGAGCACGGGGCACGGTTGTCCGGGGGACAGCAGCAGCGGCTCGCGTTGGCGCGGGCGTTGCTCGCGGACTTTCCCGTGCTCGTTCTCGATGAACCCGCGGAGCATCTTGACCTGGCGACCGCCGATGCGCTCACCACTGATCTGCTGGCCGCGACCGAGGGGCGTACGACGTTGCTGATCACGCACCGGCTGGCGGGGCTTGAGGCGGTCGACGAGGTGATCGTGCTGGATGACGGGTGTGTGGTGCAGCGGGGGGCTTTTGGGGAGCTGGCACGTGCGGAAGGGGCGCTGCGGGGGATGGTCGAGCGGGAGAGTCGGACGGAGGGGTTGGTTGCTGTGCGGTAA